The following are from one region of the Stanieria sp. NIES-3757 genome:
- a CDS encoding unnamed protein product → MELKSRLDLTEIFCDVDDFYNSFEKHCHDLPQLTASTGEKISSCRMSLSEVMTIVIAFHGSGYRTFKEFYTLQVRPHWKKAFPSLVSYNRFVELMPWSMMLLCYFLQTRKGEVTGISFIDSTPIEVCCPSRSRSHRVFEGLVGWGKNSVGWHYGFKLHLIINDQGELLAFKLTPRNTDDRKPVPDLTQDIIGKLFGDRGYISQELFEKLDEQGLQLITRHKKNMKQKLVKLMDKILLRKRSLIETVNDQLKNISQIEHSRHRSVWNFMVNLFGGLIAYTYLPQKPSLDLEPKGLPALPPALF, encoded by the coding sequence ATGGAATTAAAATCTCGTCTCGATCTTACCGAAATTTTTTGTGATGTAGATGATTTCTACAACAGTTTTGAAAAACACTGTCATGACCTACCTCAATTAACTGCGAGCACTGGCGAAAAAATATCTAGTTGTCGTATGAGTTTAAGTGAAGTGATGACGATTGTGATTGCCTTTCATGGTAGTGGTTATCGAACATTCAAGGAATTCTATACTCTACAAGTGAGACCTCACTGGAAAAAAGCTTTTCCCTCTCTGGTTAGCTACAATCGTTTTGTCGAGCTAATGCCTTGGTCGATGATGCTTTTATGTTACTTCTTACAGACTAGAAAAGGAGAAGTTACAGGAATTAGCTTCATCGATTCGACTCCGATAGAGGTATGTTGTCCCAGTCGCAGTCGCTCACATCGAGTCTTTGAAGGGCTAGTAGGATGGGGCAAAAATTCTGTGGGTTGGCATTATGGCTTTAAGCTACACCTAATTATTAATGATCAAGGAGAACTACTAGCTTTTAAGTTGACTCCTAGGAATACTGATGACCGTAAACCAGTTCCCGATCTGACTCAAGACATCATTGGCAAGCTCTTTGGCGATCGCGGCTATATTTCTCAAGAACTGTTTGAAAAGCTTGATGAACAAGGACTACAACTGATTACTCGGCACAAAAAGAACATGAAACAGAAGTTGGTCAAACTGATGGACAAAATTTTGTTACGCAAACGCTCCTTGATTGAAACCGTTAACGATCAACTTAAGAATATCTCTCAAATCGAACATTCTCGACATCGAAGTGTTTGGAACTTCATGGTGAATCTCTTTGGAGGGTTGATTGCATACACTTATCTACCCCAAAAACCTTCCCTTGATTTAGAACCCAAAGGATTGCCAGCTCTACCTCCTGCCCTTTTTTGA
- a CDS encoding cobalt-precorrin-6x reductase → MRVLILGGTGEASQLAVKASAIEGIEVILSLAGRTSQPAKINVKTRIGGFGGIESLVNYLKNNAIALLIDATHPYAAQISFNAATAAQICNIPHLILVRPPWQHTKQDYWIEVENLQAAADLVPTLAKRVFLTIGKQELSTFAHLKDIWFLMRMIDPPTPDKLISKGEILLAKGTFAVAEEIELLKKYQIQAIISKNSGGEATYAKIIAARELRLPVVMVKRPVIPESERVTDVESALTWLNHVSNF, encoded by the coding sequence ATGCGAGTTTTAATTTTGGGTGGAACGGGTGAGGCTTCTCAATTAGCCGTCAAAGCTTCAGCTATTGAAGGGATAGAAGTTATTCTGTCCCTAGCAGGTAGAACTAGTCAACCAGCCAAAATCAATGTGAAGACGAGAATCGGTGGATTTGGTGGTATTGAAAGCTTAGTTAACTATCTCAAAAATAATGCGATCGCTTTACTCATTGATGCAACCCATCCTTATGCTGCCCAAATTTCTTTCAACGCAGCCACAGCAGCCCAAATCTGTAACATTCCTCATCTCATCTTAGTCCGTCCACCTTGGCAACATACCAAACAAGATTATTGGATAGAAGTAGAAAATCTTCAAGCTGCTGCCGATCTAGTTCCAACTTTAGCAAAAAGAGTCTTTCTAACTATCGGGAAACAAGAACTATCTACTTTTGCCCATTTAAAAGATATCTGGTTTTTAATGCGTATGATCGATCCTCCCACACCTGATAAGTTAATCTCCAAAGGAGAAATATTATTAGCCAAAGGGACATTTGCTGTAGCAGAAGAAATAGAATTGTTGAAAAAATATCAGATTCAAGCGATCATCAGTAAAAATAGTGGTGGTGAAGCGACTTATGCCAAAATTATTGCTGCCAGAGAATTAAGATTACCTGTTGTGATGGTTAAACGTCCAGTAATTCCAGAAAGCGAGCGTGTTACTGATGTAGAGAGTGCATTAACATGGTTGAATCATGTTAGTAATTTTTAG
- a CDS encoding cobalamin biosynthesis protein D has translation MARTGYTLPVFAVAAAKAALLHLQEKMNTERIVTLDLLPQRAEIPIEQVASLDSTSALAITLSDPGDNLDLTRNTPIWAWVRLSQRVSDALILEAGEGLGKTVTGKPAIYSYARRLFETNLLPLISADQTAQVSIILPFGRQLAQRTSNEAFAILEGLSLLGTSGISQPLSAADHLETFRLDLQNKVQNHANLVFCLGNNGMHVAKQLGIPDETIVQTGNWIGAMLVEAGLRGANSVLLLGYQGKLIKLAGGIFNTSSHIADAKLEIISAAVASGGGNLETIQEILTAKTTDAAYKTLVKLQLSESVFTLLAEKISQNAVAYVQKYADVSLTIGTILFNRQGKIISQNVTARELITILSSNKK, from the coding sequence ATGGCTCGTACTGGTTACACCTTACCTGTTTTTGCCGTCGCTGCTGCTAAGGCTGCTTTATTGCATTTACAAGAGAAAATGAATACCGAACGCATCGTTACTCTGGATCTCTTACCACAAAGGGCAGAAATTCCCATTGAACAAGTAGCTAGTTTAGATTCTACCAGTGCTTTGGCAATTACCCTAAGCGATCCAGGGGATAATTTGGACTTGACTCGTAATACCCCAATTTGGGCATGGGTGAGGTTGAGTCAGCGTGTTTCTGATGCTTTAATTCTAGAAGCTGGTGAAGGTTTAGGAAAAACAGTAACAGGTAAACCTGCTATTTATAGTTATGCTCGTCGCTTATTTGAAACTAATTTATTACCCTTGATTTCAGCAGATCAAACTGCCCAAGTCTCTATTATATTACCGTTTGGTCGTCAACTAGCTCAACGTACTTCCAACGAAGCTTTTGCTATTCTGGAAGGACTTTCTTTACTGGGAACTAGCGGTATTTCCCAACCTTTATCTGCTGCCGATCATTTAGAAACATTTCGTCTCGATCTACAAAATAAAGTTCAAAATCATGCAAATTTAGTTTTTTGCTTGGGTAATAATGGAATGCACGTTGCCAAACAATTGGGTATTCCTGATGAAACTATAGTTCAAACTGGTAATTGGATTGGTGCAATGCTTGTAGAAGCAGGGTTACGCGGTGCTAATTCTGTGCTTTTGCTTGGTTATCAAGGTAAGTTAATTAAGCTAGCTGGCGGAATATTTAATACCTCTAGTCATATAGCCGATGCCAAGTTAGAAATTATTAGTGCTGCGGTGGCTTCTGGTGGTGGTAATCTTGAGACAATTCAAGAGATTTTAACAGCAAAAACCACAGATGCTGCTTATAAAACACTAGTGAAATTGCAATTATCTGAATCTGTGTTTACTTTATTAGCAGAAAAAATTAGTCAAAATGCTGTTGCTTATGTTCAAAAATACGCAGATGTTTCTCTAACAATAGGTACTATTTTATTTAATCGGCAAGGGAAAATTATTAGTCAGAATGTAACAGCTAGAGAATTAATAACAATTTTATCTAGTAATAAAAAATAG
- the dut_2 gene encoding deoxyuridine 5'-triphosphate nucleotidohydrolase, producing the protein MKIKILKLDESAIVPQYSHPDDAGLDLFSIEEQVICPGETKLIHTGIAIELPQGTEAQIRPRSGLALKHSITVLNTPGTIDAGYRGEIGVILINHGKNNFNVFKGMKIAQMVITSFIYADIETVDQLSSSSRGSGGFGSTGIIK; encoded by the coding sequence ATGAAAATTAAAATTTTAAAATTAGATGAATCAGCTATTGTACCTCAATATAGCCATCCAGATGATGCAGGTTTGGATTTATTTTCAATTGAAGAGCAAGTGATTTGTCCAGGAGAAACAAAACTAATACATACTGGTATAGCTATAGAACTACCGCAGGGAACTGAAGCTCAAATACGTCCTAGAAGTGGATTAGCACTTAAGCATTCAATTACAGTTTTAAACACTCCTGGCACGATAGATGCAGGTTATCGTGGTGAAATAGGAGTGATTTTAATTAATCATGGTAAAAATAATTTTAATGTTTTTAAAGGTATGAAAATTGCTCAAATGGTTATTACCTCTTTTATTTATGCAGATATTGAAACGGTAGATCAATTAAGTAGTTCTTCTAGAGGAAGTGGCGGTTTTGGTTCAACGGGAATAATTAAATAA
- a CDS encoding isoleucyl-tRNA synthetase, translated as MRANAKTREPELQQFWAENQIYEQLSQNNSGDTFILHDGPPYANGSLHMGHALNKILKDIINKYKLLTGHKVKYVPGWDCHGLPIELKVLQSMKSKEREGLTPITLRHKARDFALKTQQEQCEGFKRYGIWGDWEHPYLTLTPEYEAAQIGVFGQMALKGYIYRGLKPVHWSPSSHTALAEAELEYPEGHTSRSVYAAFPVINLGEGAKELEQYLPNLSVAIWTTTPWTLPGNLAVAVNGDLEYAVVELKPPLPTVETMMAQEGVSYLIVAKDLVEKLSATLGTNLTVKTTLPGKALEGIVYRHPLYERESKVVIGGDYITTESGTGLVHTAPGHGQEDYIVGQKYGLPILSPVDDKGYFTEEAGKFAGLNVLNGGNEAIIKALTETGSLLKEEPYQHKYPYDWRTKKPTIFRATEQWFASVEGFREEALKAISSVTWIPAQGENRITPMVAERSDWCISRQRSWGVPIPVFYDEETNEPLLTEETINYVQKIIAVRGSDAWWELPVEELLPEQYRKGGRKYRKGTDTMDVWFDSGSSWAAVAKARNLKYPVDMYLEGSDQHRGWFQSSLLTSVATNGIAPYKTVLTHGFVLDEKGRKMSKSLGNVVDPKIIIEGGNNQKQEPPYGADVLRLWVSSVDYSSDVPIGQNILKQLADIYRKIRNTARFLLGNLHDFNEDTSPELNSGVNDVRPETDAVPYADLPELDKYMLHRMTEVFADVTEAFESFQFFRFFQTVQNFCVVDLSNFYLDIAKDRLYISNPNSFRRRSCQTVLAIAVESLAKAIAPVLSHMAEDIWQFIPYETGYKSVFQAGWVEMKDEWKKPELNQFWTKIRQLRDEVNKVMEQARIAKAIGSSLDAKVLLYVADSDLKQHLEAFNPSDSFSGNGIDQLRYFFLASQVELVDSAETIDKAEYKSKNDTVGIAIVKADGEKCERCWNYSLSVGSFKEDPTICDRCNAALKGEF; from the coding sequence ATGAGGGCAAACGCCAAGACGCGCGAACCAGAATTACAACAATTTTGGGCAGAAAACCAAATTTACGAACAACTGTCACAAAACAATTCGGGAGATACTTTTATTTTGCACGATGGGCCACCCTATGCTAACGGTTCGCTACACATGGGTCATGCTTTAAACAAAATTCTCAAAGATATTATCAATAAATACAAATTATTGACAGGGCATAAAGTTAAATATGTTCCTGGTTGGGACTGTCATGGACTCCCGATTGAATTAAAAGTGCTGCAAAGCATGAAATCGAAAGAAAGGGAGGGTTTAACCCCGATTACATTGCGTCACAAAGCCCGCGATTTTGCCCTAAAAACCCAGCAAGAACAGTGTGAAGGTTTTAAAAGGTATGGCATCTGGGGAGACTGGGAACATCCTTATTTAACGCTGACTCCCGAATACGAAGCAGCCCAGATTGGCGTGTTTGGGCAGATGGCATTAAAAGGTTATATCTATAGGGGATTAAAACCAGTTCATTGGAGTCCTAGTTCCCATACGGCGTTAGCAGAAGCGGAATTAGAATATCCAGAAGGGCATACTTCCCGTAGTGTCTATGCTGCCTTTCCTGTGATTAATCTAGGAGAAGGTGCGAAAGAGTTAGAACAGTATTTACCTAATTTGAGTGTAGCGATTTGGACTACTACACCTTGGACGCTTCCTGGTAATTTAGCAGTAGCGGTTAATGGGGATTTAGAATATGCGGTTGTAGAATTAAAGCCTCCTTTACCAACTGTAGAAACTATGATGGCGCAGGAGGGAGTATCTTATTTAATTGTTGCTAAAGATTTAGTCGAAAAATTATCTGCAACTCTCGGTACTAACCTGACAGTTAAAACAACCTTACCAGGTAAAGCTTTAGAAGGAATCGTTTATCGTCATCCTTTATATGAGCGGGAAAGTAAAGTCGTTATCGGAGGCGATTATATCACTACCGAATCTGGTACGGGTTTAGTCCATACTGCCCCCGGACATGGACAGGAAGACTATATTGTAGGACAGAAGTATGGTTTACCAATTCTTTCTCCTGTGGATGATAAGGGTTATTTTACCGAAGAAGCAGGTAAATTTGCAGGATTAAATGTTCTCAATGGTGGTAATGAAGCAATTATTAAAGCTTTAACTGAGACTGGTTCGCTACTGAAAGAAGAACCCTACCAACATAAATATCCTTACGACTGGCGGACTAAAAAACCGACCATTTTTCGGGCGACGGAACAGTGGTTTGCCTCAGTAGAAGGATTTAGAGAAGAAGCCTTAAAAGCAATTTCCTCTGTAACCTGGATTCCTGCCCAAGGAGAAAATCGCATTACTCCGATGGTAGCAGAACGTTCGGATTGGTGTATTTCCCGTCAGCGTAGTTGGGGTGTTCCTATTCCTGTGTTTTATGACGAGGAAACCAATGAACCTCTTTTAACGGAAGAAACAATTAATTATGTACAAAAAATTATTGCAGTTAGAGGTTCGGATGCTTGGTGGGAATTACCTGTAGAAGAATTGTTGCCAGAACAATATCGTAAGGGCGGACGCAAGTATCGTAAAGGTACGGATACAATGGATGTCTGGTTTGATTCTGGTTCATCTTGGGCTGCGGTGGCTAAAGCCAGAAATTTAAAATATCCTGTCGATATGTATCTGGAAGGATCGGATCAGCATCGCGGTTGGTTTCAATCTAGTTTGCTTACCAGTGTGGCGACTAATGGTATTGCACCCTATAAAACTGTTTTAACTCACGGTTTCGTCTTGGATGAAAAAGGACGCAAGATGAGTAAGTCTTTGGGTAATGTCGTCGATCCCAAAATCATCATCGAAGGTGGTAACAACCAAAAACAAGAACCTCCCTATGGTGCAGATGTTTTAAGATTATGGGTATCTTCGGTTGATTATTCTTCGGACGTTCCCATCGGTCAAAATATTCTCAAACAATTAGCAGATATCTATCGTAAGATTCGCAATACTGCCCGTTTCTTACTCGGTAACTTACACGATTTTAATGAGGACACGTCGCCTGAATTAAATTCAGGCGTTAATGATGTCCGTCCCGAAACCGATGCTGTACCTTATGCAGACTTACCCGAACTAGATAAGTATATGCTGCATCGCATGACAGAAGTTTTTGCTGATGTAACCGAAGCTTTTGAAAGTTTTCAATTCTTCCGCTTCTTTCAAACCGTACAAAATTTCTGTGTAGTAGATTTATCCAACTTCTATTTAGATATTGCCAAAGACAGACTGTATATTTCCAATCCCAATTCTTTTCGTCGTCGTAGCTGTCAGACAGTATTAGCTATTGCAGTAGAAAGTTTAGCAAAAGCGATCGCACCTGTATTATCTCATATGGCAGAAGATATCTGGCAATTTATTCCCTATGAAACTGGTTATAAGTCCGTTTTCCAAGCTGGTTGGGTGGAGATGAAAGACGAATGGAAAAAACCAGAATTAAATCAATTTTGGACAAAAATTCGTCAGTTAAGGGATGAAGTTAACAAAGTAATGGAACAAGCTAGAATAGCAAAAGCGATCGGTTCTTCTCTTGATGCTAAAGTCTTATTGTATGTTGCCGATTCCGATCTCAAACAACATCTAGAAGCTTTTAATCCTAGCGACAGTTTCAGTGGCAATGGGATCGATCAGTTGCGTTATTTCTTCCTTGCTTCTCAAGTAGAATTGGTAGACTCTGCTGAAACAATTGACAAAGCTGAATATAAAAGCAAAAACGATACTGTAGGTATTGCTATTGTCAAAGCCGATGGCGAAAAATGCGAACGCTGTTGGAACTATTCTTTAAGTGTAGGAAGCTTTAAAGAAGATCCGACGATATGCGATCGCTGTAATGCTGCTTTGAAAGGAGAGTTTTAA
- a CDS encoding hypothetical protein (conserved hypothetical protein), protein MFYFLVIDNKILNPNLIIPVGTQVVSRIEVKNKHNEVICPQGGVGVIIDSPTDNSHAYKIRLSNDLEIILYRHQFSIRKQYQKQGLQDASDMLSELNLYDYVIYRCVVGSKAFGLDQENSDTDLRGIYLPPADLHWSLYGIPEQLENHDNQECYWELQKFIILALKANPNILECLYTPLVEKTTPVAEKLLVNQKIFLSQLVYQTYNGYVISQFKKMEQDLRNQGRIRAKHAMHLIRLLLSGITILKEGYVPVKIEEYREELLAIRNETMSWQEVNKWRLDLHQKFSDSLSNTSLPERPDYETANTLLIEARKAMVV, encoded by the coding sequence TTGTTCTATTTTTTAGTAATTGATAATAAGATTTTGAATCCTAATCTAATTATTCCTGTTGGAACACAAGTTGTTAGTCGTATTGAAGTTAAAAATAAACACAATGAAGTTATTTGTCCCCAGGGTGGAGTAGGTGTAATTATAGATTCTCCTACAGACAATTCTCACGCTTATAAAATTCGTCTGTCTAATGATTTAGAAATAATATTATATCGACATCAATTTAGCATTCGTAAACAATATCAAAAACAAGGTTTACAAGATGCTAGTGATATGTTGTCAGAGTTGAATCTTTATGATTATGTTATCTATCGTTGTGTAGTTGGTTCTAAAGCATTTGGTTTAGACCAAGAAAATTCTGATACAGATTTAAGAGGAATTTATTTACCTCCTGCTGATTTGCATTGGTCTTTGTATGGAATACCTGAACAATTGGAAAATCATGATAATCAAGAATGCTATTGGGAATTACAAAAATTTATTATTTTAGCTTTAAAAGCTAATCCTAATATTTTAGAGTGTTTATATACTCCATTAGTAGAAAAAACAACTCCTGTTGCTGAAAAATTATTAGTTAATCAAAAAATATTTTTATCTCAGTTAGTTTATCAAACCTATAATGGCTATGTAATTTCTCAGTTTAAAAAAATGGAACAAGATTTACGTAATCAAGGCAGAATTAGAGCGAAGCACGCTATGCATTTAATTCGATTATTACTTTCTGGAATTACTATTTTGAAAGAAGGATATGTTCCAGTCAAAATAGAAGAATATCGGGAAGAATTGTTGGCAATTCGTAATGAAACTATGTCTTGGCAAGAAGTCAATAAGTGGCGATTAGATTTACATCAAAAATTCAGTGATAGTTTGAGTAATACTTCATTGCCCGAACGTCCAGATTATGAAACAGCAAATACTTTGTTGATAGAAGCAAGAAAAGCTATGGTTGTTTAA
- a CDS encoding similar to prohormone convertase: MAVSFSQASINVFVSMDENDILFSSTGNDYLEVSVSSVNGNASINGSTGNDSLLGGKGKDTLSGNDGDDLIVGGLGKDRLTGGKGKDSFYFDHPKEGIDIITDFNVNQDLITVSGDNFGSDLVVGEVIDSSQFRIGSAAIDSSDRFIYNSSNGALWFDADGNGSIAPIQIATLTTGLKLTHENISVI; the protein is encoded by the coding sequence ATGGCGGTTAGTTTTAGTCAGGCTAGTATAAATGTTTTTGTAAGTATGGATGAGAATGATATTTTGTTCTCTTCAACAGGCAATGACTATTTAGAAGTTAGTGTGAGCAGCGTTAATGGTAATGCTAGCATTAACGGTTCGACAGGGAATGATTCCTTACTAGGAGGAAAAGGTAAAGATACCCTTAGTGGTAATGATGGTGATGATTTGATTGTGGGAGGATTAGGAAAGGATCGTTTAACTGGTGGCAAAGGAAAAGATTCCTTTTACTTCGATCATCCTAAAGAAGGAATAGATATTATTACCGATTTTAATGTCAACCAAGACTTGATTACCGTATCGGGAGATAATTTTGGTAGCGATCTAGTAGTAGGCGAGGTAATTGATTCTAGTCAATTTAGAATTGGTAGTGCTGCTATTGATAGTAGCGATCGCTTTATCTATAATAGTTCTAATGGTGCGTTGTGGTTTGATGCTGATGGAAATGGTTCAATCGCACCAATCCAAATTGCTACTTTAACTACGGGATTAAAGCTCACTCACGAGAATATTTCCGTAATTTAA
- a CDS encoding periplasmic solute binding protein has product MKKTLQVNLQVKSIYRAIILALAVGLGSCSKIDSQINAIAQEKPKVVASHSVLCDFAQTIAQDTIDLTCLIEPSQSAHTYRPTPSAKKAIEQAQLILYGGYEFEPSIIQLVKASTTTAPKIAVHEAAVTEPIMSEHHHEYEDEHHEEESHEHEHNETTQKKEELEPDPHIWHNVWNAVAMVELIQSQLISLNPTQADLYLQNGTALTEKLTDLNDWINQQIATIPQGQRILVTTHDSLNYYVQAYPLEEYKTLQGLSTEESPTASKLRDLVTEIRQANVPTIFAEVTANDKVITSIAREANVKISDQKLYTDSLGEAGTSTGTYIGMMENNTCAIAIGLGGKCKPFQP; this is encoded by the coding sequence ATGAAAAAAACTCTACAAGTAAATCTACAAGTAAAAAGTATTTATAGGGCGATTATTTTAGCGCTAGCAGTGGGATTGGGTAGCTGTAGCAAAATAGACTCCCAAATTAACGCGATCGCTCAAGAAAAACCCAAAGTAGTAGCATCTCACAGCGTTTTGTGTGATTTTGCCCAAACGATTGCTCAAGATACCATTGATTTAACTTGTTTAATTGAACCCTCTCAATCAGCCCATACTTATCGCCCTACCCCTTCAGCCAAAAAAGCAATTGAACAAGCCCAACTAATTTTGTATGGAGGCTATGAATTTGAACCAAGTATCATTCAATTAGTCAAAGCCAGTACAACTACAGCACCAAAAATCGCGGTTCATGAGGCAGCAGTCACCGAACCTATTATGAGTGAACATCATCATGAGTATGAAGATGAACACCATGAAGAAGAATCTCACGAACATGAACATAATGAAACCACACAAAAAAAAGAAGAATTAGAACCAGACCCTCATATTTGGCATAATGTTTGGAATGCAGTAGCAATGGTAGAGTTGATTCAGTCTCAATTGATTTCACTTAATCCTACTCAAGCTGATCTTTATCTACAGAATGGAACAGCCTTAACTGAAAAGCTAACTGATTTAAATGATTGGATTAATCAACAAATTGCCACGATTCCTCAAGGACAAAGAATTTTAGTTACTACCCATGATTCTTTAAACTATTACGTTCAAGCTTATCCACTAGAAGAATATAAAACTCTCCAAGGTTTAAGTACCGAAGAATCTCCTACCGCTTCAAAATTGAGAGATTTAGTCACAGAAATTAGACAGGCAAATGTTCCCACTATTTTTGCTGAAGTAACCGCTAACGATAAAGTAATTACCAGTATTGCCCGCGAAGCCAATGTCAAAATCTCCGACCAAAAACTCTATACTGATAGTCTAGGAGAAGCAGGAACTTCTACAGGTACTTATATCGGTATGATGGAAAATAATACTTGTGCGATCGCAATAGGATTAGGTGGCAAATGCAAACCGTTTCAGCCTTAA
- a CDS encoding Mn(2+)/Zn(2+) family ABC transporter ATP-binding protein, with translation MLEVYDLAVNYRDTWAIKAVSFCLQPGQVTGLLGPNGAGKSTLVKAILGLVPSAKGIVKFGSQPLKRQLKRVAYVPQRTQIDWDYPITVQKVVMMGRIPVTGWFRQPSRQSRLIVKNALERVGMWEYRQRQIRELSGGQQQRVFLARAIAQQADLFFFDEPFNNIDRNTEEVIFEVFSELKAQNKTLLVISHDLGETIANYDQLLLLNQELIAVGSKAEVLSTENLQQAYGKKINIFSTNSTEQCYFIG, from the coding sequence GTGCTGGAAGTTTACGATTTGGCAGTAAATTATCGCGATACATGGGCAATTAAAGCTGTATCTTTTTGTTTGCAACCAGGACAAGTAACGGGTTTATTGGGACCAAACGGGGCAGGAAAAAGTACCCTAGTTAAAGCAATTTTAGGGCTTGTCCCTTCAGCCAAAGGAATAGTTAAATTTGGTTCTCAACCTCTCAAACGTCAACTCAAACGAGTCGCTTACGTACCGCAACGGACACAAATTGATTGGGATTATCCAATTACTGTTCAAAAAGTAGTAATGATGGGACGTATTCCTGTTACAGGTTGGTTTCGTCAGCCTTCTCGTCAATCTAGGTTGATTGTGAAAAATGCTTTAGAAAGGGTAGGAATGTGGGAATATCGTCAGCGTCAGATTCGGGAATTATCGGGAGGACAACAACAGCGAGTATTTTTAGCTAGAGCGATCGCACAACAAGCAGATTTATTCTTTTTTGATGAACCATTTAATAATATCGATCGCAATACTGAAGAGGTTATTTTTGAAGTTTTTAGCGAACTCAAAGCCCAAAATAAAACTCTACTCGTAATTAGTCATGATTTAGGTGAAACAATCGCTAATTACGACCAATTATTATTATTAAATCAAGAATTAATCGCGGTTGGTTCAAAAGCCGAAGTTTTAAGCACAGAAAATTTACAACAAGCTTATGGTAAAAAAATAAATATCTTCTCTACTAATTCAACAGAACAGTGCTACTTCATTGGCTAA
- a CDS encoding ABC-3 protein, whose protein sequence is MLLHWLIEPLSFEFMRQALVLGFFLGILSAVVGSYLILQQMGMMAGCISHAVLPGISLAFFLQINLSIGAFVAGVLSALVVMLIESRSRIKIDAAMALTLSTFLALGVILITVLETNQVDLTSLLFGDILGITSADVWQTVIITGVILLLTKLFYKELEFYTFDPLGAKACGLPVNLLYLGLISAITITIVTSMQTVGVLLVMSLLVGPAITAYLLVKELHQMMIVGSILGIISVITGMYFSYYFDLPSGAAIVLIICGFFLLGFFFSPSQGLVSSLLTKKQLLNRQQEK, encoded by the coding sequence GTGCTACTTCATTGGCTAATTGAACCTCTCAGTTTTGAATTTATGCGCCAGGCATTAGTTCTTGGCTTTTTTTTAGGTATTCTTAGTGCCGTAGTTGGAAGTTACCTCATTTTACAACAGATGGGAATGATGGCTGGTTGCATTTCTCATGCAGTTTTACCTGGAATTTCCCTCGCTTTTTTTCTGCAAATTAATTTATCAATTGGAGCATTTGTTGCAGGTGTACTTAGTGCTTTAGTCGTGATGCTTATTGAATCGCGATCGCGGATAAAAATTGATGCAGCAATGGCACTAACGCTTAGTACTTTTTTGGCTTTAGGAGTAATTTTAATTACGGTTTTAGAAACGAATCAAGTTGATTTAACTAGTTTATTATTTGGTGATATTTTAGGAATTACTTCAGCGGATGTTTGGCAAACAGTAATTATTACAGGAGTTATTTTATTACTGACTAAACTTTTTTATAAAGAATTAGAATTTTACACTTTCGATCCTTTGGGGGCCAAAGCCTGTGGTTTACCAGTCAATTTATTATATTTAGGTTTGATTTCTGCTATTACTATAACCATAGTTACTAGTATGCAAACTGTTGGTGTGTTGTTAGTTATGTCTTTGTTGGTAGGACCTGCAATTACTGCTTATTTATTAGTTAAAGAGTTACACCAAATGATGATTGTTGGTTCTATCTTGGGGATAATTTCTGTAATCACAGGAATGTATTTTAGTTATTATTTTGATTTGCCTTCTGGGGCAGCGATTGTCTTAATTATTTGTGGTTTTTTCTTATTAGGATTTTTCTTTAGTCCCAGTCAAGGACTTGTCAGTTCGTTATTAACTAAGAAACAGCTACTTAATCGACAGCAGGAAAAATAA